From Candidatus Tanganyikabacteria bacterium, the proteins below share one genomic window:
- a CDS encoding VOC family protein, translating to MISGPYRSGARTPAEAAFNLEVLNRAAAEVFRLGHLPLIGVNRALGVIAAAGEESYEEFMMPLSLGLAERCDAILRIGGASSGADREVERFRARGLPVFTSVDAIAGFRPAGGVAIDHVALLVRSVEAASAPADRLGFPVGKIESFEAEGTRECYVGDWSHTGRLLLLEAAGEGPYRRALKERGPGLHHVALRVGDLDRYLAGLAGSGWYLLPRAFETLRDSGTIWLARPGVPLLVEVNRGDVPAGEPVVSRVEIPAPGERIAALRAPGLVASSDGGAWLTSGGRRFGVEELTRA from the coding sequence ATGATTTCCGGGCCCTACCGCTCGGGCGCCCGGACCCCGGCTGAGGCGGCATTCAACCTCGAAGTCCTCAACCGGGCCGCGGCCGAGGTCTTCCGCCTCGGCCACCTGCCGCTCATCGGCGTGAACCGCGCGTTGGGCGTCATTGCCGCCGCCGGCGAGGAGTCCTACGAGGAATTCATGATGCCGCTTTCTCTCGGCCTGGCCGAGCGCTGCGACGCCATCCTGCGGATCGGCGGGGCCTCGTCCGGGGCCGATCGGGAGGTCGAGCGGTTTCGTGCACGTGGCCTTCCGGTGTTCACGAGCGTGGACGCCATCGCTGGCTTCCGGCCCGCCGGGGGAGTCGCGATCGACCACGTTGCGCTGCTCGTCAGATCGGTCGAGGCGGCGAGCGCGCCGGCCGATCGGCTGGGCTTCCCGGTCGGGAAGATCGAGAGCTTCGAGGCCGAGGGGACGCGGGAATGCTACGTCGGCGACTGGTCCCACACCGGGCGGCTCCTCCTCCTGGAAGCGGCCGGCGAGGGCCCGTACCGGCGCGCCCTGAAAGAGCGCGGTCCGGGCCTTCACCACGTCGCGCTTCGCGTCGGCGACCTCGACCGGTACCTGGCGGGGCTGGCAGGTTCGGGCTGGTACCTGCTGCCGCGTGCCTTCGAGACGCTGCGGGATTCGGGAACGATCTGGCTGGCGCGCCCTGGCGTTCCCCTGCTCGTCGAGGTGAACCGGGGGGACGTCCCTGCCGGGGAGCCCGTCGTGTCCCGAGTCGAGATCCCGGCGCCGGGCGAGCGGATCGCCGCCCTGCGGGCGCCGGGTCTCGTCGCGTCAAGCGACGGTGGCGCCTGGCTCACGTCGGGCGGCCGGCGCTTCGGCGTCGAGGAGCTGACCCGGGCCTAG
- a CDS encoding VWA domain-containing protein, translating to MPNRLTACLLAATVWCSIWAPDATARPPAGKKSGQIDLAICLDTSNSMDGLIGSAKQQLWDIVNELAKAEPAPKLRVALYSYGNDDYPAKRGWVRKEMDFSTDLDGLSERLFGLKTRGGTEYVGRVSRDALKDLAWTPDADVLKLVFVCGNEGADQDPDVSLKEIASSAKSQEAILNTIYCGNADDKDAGSWRQLASLAGGRFSVIDQERGQVTIPTPYDKPLAELGQKLNDTFLYYGKESAKKKANQLAQDANAAALSPGAAAARAQSKAGAIYGSAQDDLVERSEKDSKFDVSKVPDADLPEKIRALRPEARAAHVRTLAAERQKLQKEIGELGKKREVYLRAEAKKRSAKGGKALGEAVGGMLREQAKTKGIMIPE from the coding sequence ATGCCGAACAGATTGACGGCCTGCCTGCTCGCAGCGACCGTGTGGTGCTCGATCTGGGCACCGGACGCGACGGCCCGTCCTCCGGCCGGGAAGAAGAGCGGCCAGATCGACCTGGCCATCTGCCTCGACACCTCCAACAGCATGGACGGGCTCATCGGCTCGGCCAAGCAGCAACTCTGGGACATCGTCAACGAACTGGCCAAGGCCGAGCCGGCGCCGAAGCTGCGCGTGGCCCTGTACAGCTACGGTAACGACGATTACCCGGCCAAGCGGGGCTGGGTCCGCAAGGAGATGGACTTCTCGACCGACCTGGACGGCCTGTCCGAGCGGCTCTTCGGCCTCAAGACCCGCGGGGGGACCGAATACGTCGGCCGCGTGAGCCGCGACGCCCTCAAGGACCTGGCCTGGACCCCCGACGCCGACGTGCTGAAGCTGGTCTTCGTCTGCGGCAACGAGGGGGCGGATCAGGACCCGGACGTTTCCCTCAAGGAGATCGCCTCGAGCGCCAAGAGCCAGGAGGCCATCCTCAACACGATCTACTGCGGCAACGCCGACGACAAGGATGCCGGGAGCTGGCGCCAGCTGGCCTCCCTGGCGGGTGGGCGCTTCTCGGTCATCGATCAGGAGCGCGGCCAGGTCACGATCCCGACACCCTATGACAAGCCGCTCGCCGAACTGGGCCAGAAGCTCAACGACACCTTCCTCTACTACGGCAAGGAAAGCGCCAAGAAGAAGGCCAACCAGCTCGCCCAGGACGCCAATGCCGCGGCGCTCAGCCCCGGCGCCGCCGCGGCGCGGGCCCAGAGCAAGGCCGGCGCCATTTACGGCAGCGCGCAGGACGATCTGGTCGAGCGCTCCGAGAAAGACAGCAAGTTCGACGTCAGCAAGGTGCCGGACGCCGATTTGCCCGAGAAGATCCGGGCGCTGCGGCCCGAAGCGCGCGCCGCCCATGTCCGGACGCTGGCGGCCGAGCGGCAGAAGCTCCAGAAGGAGATCGGGGAACTCGGCAAGAAGCGCGAGGTCTACCTGCGGGCCGAGGCCAAGAAGCGGAGCGCCAAGGGCGGCAAAGCGCTAGGCGAGGCCGTCGGCGGCATGCTGCGGGAGCAGGCCAAGACCAAGGGGATCATGATCCCGGAGTGA
- a CDS encoding YdeI/OmpD-associated family protein, with protein MPPSHRARWVAFVAEARREDTREKRLAACISDLAAGSGQGASAGYSGTPLVKKLGIKNGSRVGLCEAPDDFPGSLADLPEGVVPETLHRPAGGRVFDVILLFVRERAALARRFGAAAAALKADGGLWVAWPKRSSGVATDLTEDRVRDVALAAGLVDNKVCAIDATWSGLRCVYRRSARPSL; from the coding sequence ATGCCGCCCTCGCACCGGGCGCGCTGGGTCGCGTTCGTCGCCGAGGCCCGGCGGGAGGATACCCGGGAGAAGCGCCTGGCGGCCTGCATCTCGGATCTCGCTGCCGGGTCCGGGCAGGGAGCGTCGGCCGGCTACTCGGGCACGCCGCTGGTCAAGAAACTGGGTATCAAGAACGGCTCCCGGGTCGGGTTGTGCGAAGCCCCGGACGACTTCCCGGGTAGCCTCGCCGACCTGCCGGAGGGCGTCGTGCCGGAGACGCTCCATCGGCCGGCCGGCGGCCGGGTCTTCGACGTCATCCTGCTGTTCGTGCGCGAACGGGCCGCGCTGGCGAGGCGGTTCGGTGCGGCCGCGGCCGCGTTGAAAGCGGACGGGGGGCTCTGGGTTGCCTGGCCCAAGCGTTCGTCCGGGGTCGCGACCGACCTGACCGAGGATCGCGTGCGCGACGTGGCGCTCGCGGCTGGTCTGGTCGACAACAAGGTCTGCGCCATCGACGCGACATGGTCGGGCCTGCGGTGCGTGTATCGCCGCAGCGCGCGCCCGAGCCTATGA